A genomic window from Rhizobium sp. EC-SD404 includes:
- the folD gene encoding bifunctional methylenetetrahydrofolate dehydrogenase/methenyltetrahydrofolate cyclohydrolase FolD — protein sequence MTAQILDGKEIAKGVIARVKSETHALVRETGVTPGLAVIIVGDDPASHVYVSSKSRTAEECGFRSSQFTLEATTSQDELAALIAKLNADKSVHGILVQLPLPAGLDADAIIQAIDPAKDVDGLGVANAGKLMTGDLKTGLISCTPAGAMVFVRRVHGNDLSGLDAVVIGRSNLFGKPMAALLLAANATVTTAHSRTKDLAAHCRRADILVAAVGRAQMVQGDWIKPGATVIDVGINRIPAPERGEGKTRLVGDVDFQAAEEVAGTITPVPGGVGPMTIAMLMANTLIAAHRAAGREPPVF from the coding sequence ATCGGAAACCCATGCGCTCGTGCGTGAGACGGGCGTGACGCCGGGGCTGGCGGTCATCATCGTCGGCGACGACCCGGCAAGCCACGTCTACGTGTCATCCAAGAGCCGCACGGCTGAAGAGTGCGGCTTCCGGTCGAGCCAGTTCACGCTGGAGGCAACGACCAGCCAGGACGAGCTTGCGGCTCTCATCGCGAAACTCAACGCAGACAAGTCGGTGCACGGCATCCTCGTCCAACTTCCCCTGCCGGCAGGGCTCGATGCCGACGCGATCATCCAGGCGATCGATCCAGCCAAGGACGTCGACGGGCTCGGCGTTGCCAACGCCGGCAAGTTGATGACCGGCGACCTCAAGACAGGGCTGATTTCGTGCACGCCGGCCGGCGCCATGGTTTTCGTGCGCCGCGTCCACGGCAACGATCTCTCAGGCCTCGACGCCGTGGTCATCGGCCGGTCGAACCTTTTCGGCAAGCCGATGGCGGCGCTTCTGCTTGCGGCCAATGCAACGGTGACGACCGCTCATTCGAGAACGAAAGATCTCGCTGCCCACTGCCGGCGTGCGGACATCCTGGTCGCTGCGGTGGGCCGTGCGCAGATGGTCCAGGGCGACTGGATCAAGCCGGGTGCCACCGTGATCGATGTCGGCATCAATCGCATTCCTGCACCGGAACGCGGCGAGGGGAAGACGCGCCTGGTCGGCGACGTGGATTTCCAGGCGGCCGAAGAGGTCGCGGGCACGATCACGCCGGTGCCGGGCGGTGTCGGCCCAATGACCATCGCCATGCTGATGGCCAATACGCTGATCGCGGCCCACCGGGCCGCAGGCCGCGAACCGCCGGTGTTCTGA